Genomic segment of Paenibacillus sp. FSL R5-0912:
GGAATAAATTGTACATATGTAAATTCTTCACGCTCATAGAATTCAATCAGCTCTCTGGCCTTATTGATATTCCCCCGGTGAAGCACTGTAAGAATATTAAAATCCACTTGATGCCGACGCAGGCAATCAATACCCTTCATAACCCGATCAAAGCTCCCTTGCCCTCGGGAATCCTCCCTCCGCTCATCATGAATATCTCTAGGTCCGTCCACGCTAATGCCAATCAAAAACTGGTATTCCCGGAAAAAAGCAGCCCATTTATCTGTGATCAGCGTGCCGTTCGTTTGCAGGGCATTACTGATTTCTGTATGTGCAGGGGCATACGCCGCTTGAAGCATCACGACCTCTTCAAAAAAATCCAGCCCGGCGAGCAGAGGTTCTCCTCCCTGCCAAGCAAAGGAGGCACTTCCCTTGCTCATTTCCATATATTCTTGGATAAATGTATTCAGGACAGCGGAATCAATCCGGTTGATCCGTGGACCGGGCTTCCCTCCACAGGTGCTGTAATAACAATAATCGCAGGCCAAATTACAATCCTCTGAAACGGTCTTCCACAATACGCCAACGTTCCCGTTATTTCCGTAATCGGTTGTTGAACATGTACCGGTCATAATACCCTCCTATACTCATTTGGAAATAATCTTCGGTATTTCAGGTGCCATTATCCAAAAAAATCCTCCATGTCCAGCGGCTGGCCTATAGCGATAAATTCACTTGGCGACATGGAGGTCAGTTGCTTAAACATACGAAAAAAATAGGAGCCATCATAGTGCCTGCGGAGATGCTTGCCAAATACGCCGGACCTGATAATCCCTTTGCGGTATTTATTGCCGTCGTTCTAGGAATCCCCCTTTATTCCAACGCTTTAGGTACAATCCCAATTGCAGAAGCTTTAATTCATAAAGGGGTGGGAATGGGAACCGCACTCGCCTTTATGATGGCGGTCACTGCGCTGTCATTACCTGAGATGATTTTGCTGCGAAAGGTGATCAAACCGAAACTAATCGCCGCTTTTGTACTGATAACTGGTATTGGTATTATTCTGGTCGGTTATTTGTTCAATCTTATTGTTTAGAACAGTAGAAACAAGAACAAGTAATATTATTATCTAACATGGGAGGAATTTATTAATGATTATCAAGATTCTAGGGTCTGGATGCGCAAACTGCAAGAAACTGGAGGGGCATGCTAGAGAAGCAGTTAAACAACTTGGATTGGATGTGACTTTCGAAAAGGTTCAGAATTATAAGGAGATTGTGTCATACGGAGTCATGAAAACACCAGCACTGGTTGTTGACAATCAAGTGAAAATTATGGGCAGAGTGGCATCGGTTGAGGAAATTAAGAAGCTGCTGTAAGTGCATGTATTTCAACTCCATAACAAAAAAGCCATCCCCCTTAGGAAATAGCTCTTTTGAATATGAATTTCACTTTACTTGGATGAATAAAAGCCCTTCAGTATATCACGCATATCCTGCTTGATGTTGATATCCGGACGCTTTTCTTTGGCCAAGGCTTCCGCCTCTTCTACATTCGCAGCATGGCCAAGTTCAAGCAGGACTCCTGTGGCCACAGTTCCTGTACGGTTCCGTCCGCCGGCACAATGGAAATACACAGTTTTCCCATCATTTACTGCTGCCGTAACTGCCTGGATTGCCGCTTGAACAGAATCTTCCTGTCCGCCCTCATCCTCCACGATCGGAAAATGATGACGGGTTACATGCTCAGGGAAGCCTTCTGCCTTCGTTCCGGTATCCCTTAAGTCAAACACATCGGTAATCTCTTGCTCCTGCAGGGCTTCTAGTAGCGCATTCTCCCCGCCGATGTATACTTTACCTTCGATCAATTCATGATAATTCGCCATTATAGTTCTCCCCTATCTCTATTCTCTAGCAGCAGTTGCTTTCCGCCACGAGAGTTCTTTAAGCTGCTCATACCCGGTTACTTCATTAGACTTCCAAGGGATGATTACCACATGCCCCTCAGCATTTTGTTCTACCTTCTGAATCCAATTCAGTTCTGCATGAGCCCGCCCGCTAAGCACTGGATCTGTTGTCCCTGCAGCAGCAAAGCTTTGATTAATCGCCCACCATTTCGTTGGTATACCCGCACGCTTCAGATCCTGTTCCAGGCGGGAGGCTTCATAGACCGGCGTTGCCTCCGCCAGCGTGACAATAACGACGCTTGTCTCCTTCGGATCACGAAGTCTCGGCAGTAAATGCTGCACGGAATCCGGAATGACGCCGGAAGAACGGGCGATTTCCTTATGGTATTCCTGAGTCGCATCCAGCAATAACAGCGTATGTCCGGTTGGTGCTGTATCTATAACTACAATCTCTTCCTCAGAGCGCTCTACCAAGTCAGCAAATGCACGAAACACGGCGATCTCTTCGGTACATGGCGATCTTAAATCCTCTTCCAGGAAGGCAAGCCCCTCTTCATCCAGGGAATCTGCATTCTGGCGGATCACCTCTTGCTGATATTTCTCTAGTTCCACCTTCGGATCCACCCGGCTTACGGAAATCTGATCGGAATGATCACCGAATACATATTCCAGATGAGCCGCCGGATCTGTTGTACTGAGATGAACCCGGTGTCCCCGTTCGGCCAGGCCGACAGCTATAGCAGAGGCTACAGTTGTTTTCCCCACACCGCCTTTACCCATCGTAAAAATCACCCGAATCCCGCTACCCTCCAAATCGGAGATCAAGGCTTCAAGTGAGGGGATGTCAGCGTTTACCTCTACCTGTTGTACATGATCTGGATTCCCTTGGACTGGAGCGAAGAATGCACGCAAGCTTGCGATGCCTGTAACATTAAAGGGAGCTAAGGGGATTGTGTAGCTTGCTAGAGCCTGTAGTTCAGCAGGCATATGTGACAGCGCCTTCTGTTGCCGCTCTACAAAGCTCTTCCCAACTTCATCTTCGTTGATAGATGAAGTAAGTACCCCATTAACCACAAGCAGCTGATTTTTTATCCCGGTTTCTTTTAGTTCAGATGATGCACGTGCGGCTTCCCTTAAGGGAGAAAGCTCCGGACGGGTAACCAGGATTAGGGTAGTCAGATCCTTGTCCGATAAGGATTTAACCGCTTCATGATATAGAACTTTTTTACCTTCCAGACCCGCCAGTGGACCCAGACATGAGGCACCATGCGTACTTTCATCCAGGAAGCCGCTCCAGGCTGAAGGCAGCTGCAACAGCCGCAGCGTGTGTCCTGTTGGCGCAGTGTCAAACAGAATATGATCGAACTGTGCCTTCAATTTCTCATCCGTCAACAGGGTTGTAAACTCATCAAAAGCAGCAATTTCCACCGTACATGCTCCTGATAACTGTTCTTCCATCGACGCGACGACCGAATCAGGCAATACTCCCCGGTAAGGAGCAACCACTTTTGCCTTATATTCTTCGGCGGCAGTCTCCGGATCTAAATTAGCCGCAAAAAGATTGGGAACCTCTTCAATGGGAGTGGGATGGTTAAACAGCTCTACACCGAAAACATCCTGTAGATTGGAGGCGGGGTCTGTGCTCACCAGCAGAACCCGTTTGCCGGAGTCTGCCAGCGCAACTGCTGCCGCACAGGCTGTTGAGGTCTTACCCACCCCGCCTTTCCCTGTAAAGAACAGGTAAGGTGTCGGCAGCATAGTCAGTGGATCAAAGAGTTTAGACATGGTATGCCTTCTTTCTTTCATTATGACTTCGTCTTGATTTCAAGACGGATGCGGGGCTTGGCTGTCAATTCAGCTGCGGCAATCCCTGTCCACTGCTCTAACTCTTCATTCGTGGGGTAGCCCTGTTTCTTAACCACTTTCCCGTCTACAAAAGTAACAGGCAATACTTCAGGACCTTCATCAGCCAGCAATTGTCTGACTTCACCATTCGTAACAAAGGCATCCGGTTCACTGGTCAGATTATATCTGGATACATCTACAGCCTGCTTCTTCAAGTTATGAACTACAGCAGATATACGAATTAATTCAGGATCAGCTACAGGCCCACATACACCGGTGGAGCAGCACATCGCCGGATCATAGATTTCAATTCTTTTCATGAACTCCATCTCCTCCTTAGAAATACAGCCGGGAAGCCCCGGCTGTTACTCTGTCTTATTTTCCTGTTTCAGCGAATTGCTTGATGCGCTCGCCCACTTGATCACGAACCCGCTGGAAGACTGCCCACTTCTCTTCATCTGTTCCTTGCGCTTTCGCAGGGTCATCAAATCCCCAGTGCTCACGTTTCACTTGGGGCGGAGTAATTGGACATTTATCTGCAGCGTCTCCGCACAATGTAATCACAAGGTCAGCATTATTAAGCAGCTGCGGATCAATAATATCAGACGTTTGAGCTGAGATGTCAATTCCTACTTCGTTCATCGCTTGAACAGCTTTCGGATTCAGACCGTGAGCCTCTATACCTGCACTGTACACATTCCATTCCTCGCTCAAGTATTTCTTAGCCCAGCCTTCGGCCATCTGGCTCCGGCAGGAGTTTCCTGTACACAAAAAGTAAATGGTTTTCTTATCCATGAGTTGTAATCTCCTTTGATTTTAAAATAGATTTAACGTTATATAGAGGCCAAGCAGTGTGATAAACAGTGTAGGGATCGTCAGGATAATACCTGTTTTGAAATACGTTCCCCAGGATATCTTCACCCCTTTGGTCGAAAGCACATGCAGCCACAGCAAGGTAGCCAGTGAACCAATCGGTGTAATCTTCGGTCCCAAGTCAGAGCCGATGACATTCGCATATATCAAGGCTTCCTTAATCAGTCCCGAGGTATGCGTAGCATCAATGGCCAGCGCATCAATCATCACCGTAGGCATGTTATTCATTATGGAAGAGATGATTGCAGCAATAAAGCCCATCCCCATCGTTGCGGCGAACAGCCCCTGATCAGCCACAGCCTGGATGACATCGGCAAGGACGTCCGTCAGCCCCGCATTGCGCAGGCCATATACGACGACATACATCCCGATGGAAAAGAATACAATCGCCCAGGGCGCACC
This window contains:
- the arsC gene encoding arsenate reductase (thioredoxin); the protein is MDKKTIYFLCTGNSCRSQMAEGWAKKYLSEEWNVYSAGIEAHGLNPKAVQAMNEVGIDISAQTSDIIDPQLLNNADLVITLCGDAADKCPITPPQVKREHWGFDDPAKAQGTDEEKWAVFQRVRDQVGERIKQFAETGK
- the arsD gene encoding arsenite efflux transporter metallochaperone ArsD; translation: MKRIEIYDPAMCCSTGVCGPVADPELIRISAVVHNLKKQAVDVSRYNLTSEPDAFVTNGEVRQLLADEGPEVLPVTFVDGKVVKKQGYPTNEELEQWTGIAAAELTAKPRIRLEIKTKS
- a CDS encoding thioredoxin family protein, translating into MIIKILGSGCANCKKLEGHAREAVKQLGLDVTFEKVQNYKEIVSYGVMKTPALVVDNQVKIMGRVASVEEIKKLL
- the arsA gene encoding arsenical pump-driving ATPase, with amino-acid sequence MSKLFDPLTMLPTPYLFFTGKGGVGKTSTACAAAVALADSGKRVLLVSTDPASNLQDVFGVELFNHPTPIEEVPNLFAANLDPETAAEEYKAKVVAPYRGVLPDSVVASMEEQLSGACTVEIAAFDEFTTLLTDEKLKAQFDHILFDTAPTGHTLRLLQLPSAWSGFLDESTHGASCLGPLAGLEGKKVLYHEAVKSLSDKDLTTLILVTRPELSPLREAARASSELKETGIKNQLLVVNGVLTSSINEDEVGKSFVERQQKALSHMPAELQALASYTIPLAPFNVTGIASLRAFFAPVQGNPDHVQQVEVNADIPSLEALISDLEGSGIRVIFTMGKGGVGKTTVASAIAVGLAERGHRVHLSTTDPAAHLEYVFGDHSDQISVSRVDPKVELEKYQQEVIRQNADSLDEEGLAFLEEDLRSPCTEEIAVFRAFADLVERSEEEIVVIDTAPTGHTLLLLDATQEYHKEIARSSGVIPDSVQHLLPRLRDPKETSVVIVTLAEATPVYEASRLEQDLKRAGIPTKWWAINQSFAAAGTTDPVLSGRAHAELNWIQKVEQNAEGHVVIIPWKSNEVTGYEQLKELSWRKATAARE
- a CDS encoding permease, whose amino-acid sequence is MLKHTKKIGAIIVPAEMLAKYAGPDNPFAVFIAVVLGIPLYSNALGTIPIAEALIHKGVGMGTALAFMMAVTALSLPEMILLRKVIKPKLIAAFVLITGIGIILVGYLFNLIV
- a CDS encoding protein-tyrosine phosphatase family protein → MANYHELIEGKVYIGGENALLEALQEQEITDVFDLRDTGTKAEGFPEHVTRHHFPIVEDEGGQEDSVQAAIQAVTAAVNDGKTVYFHCAGGRNRTGTVATGVLLELGHAANVEEAEALAKEKRPDINIKQDMRDILKGFYSSK